From the genome of Bosea sp. Tri-49, one region includes:
- a CDS encoding methyltransferase domain-containing protein, producing the protein MSSVVFDRALYRRRLSAALAAGYPDFLLARCIADLDERLSAVLRSFERAADLGSPLPLAGPALRARAGDLLRIAEVADASAALVGDLEALPFAAESLDLIASLLSLHVVNDLPGTLVQVRRSLRPDGLFIACLLAGQSLTELRQSLLAAEVELTGGASPRVAPFADLRDLGSLLQRAGFALPVIDSESVTVRYGDMFGLLRDLRAMGWANALTERSRKPLRRGVLLRAAELYAERFADPDGRLRATFEIVWLSGWAPHESQQKPLRPGSAKARLADALGAVEIGTGDKAGGGEP; encoded by the coding sequence GTGAGTTCCGTCGTCTTCGACCGTGCGCTCTATCGCCGCCGGCTTTCGGCGGCGCTCGCAGCCGGCTATCCCGATTTTCTGCTGGCGCGCTGCATCGCCGATCTCGACGAGCGGCTCTCCGCCGTATTGCGCAGCTTCGAGCGGGCCGCTGATCTCGGCTCGCCGCTGCCGCTCGCGGGGCCGGCGCTGCGGGCGAGGGCGGGCGATTTGCTGCGCATCGCCGAAGTTGCCGACGCTAGCGCTGCTCTCGTCGGCGACCTGGAAGCTTTGCCCTTCGCAGCCGAATCGCTCGACCTCATCGCCTCCCTCCTGTCGTTGCATGTGGTCAACGACCTGCCCGGCACTCTGGTCCAGGTCAGGCGCAGCCTGCGCCCGGACGGCCTCTTCATCGCCTGCCTGCTCGCCGGCCAGAGCCTGACTGAATTGCGCCAGTCGCTGCTGGCGGCCGAAGTCGAGCTGACCGGTGGCGCAAGCCCGCGCGTCGCCCCTTTCGCCGACCTGCGTGACCTCGGTAGCCTGCTCCAGCGCGCGGGTTTTGCGCTGCCGGTGATCGACAGCGAAAGCGTCACCGTCCGCTATGGCGACATGTTCGGCCTGCTGCGCGATCTGCGTGCCATGGGCTGGGCCAACGCGCTGACAGAGCGCAGCCGCAAACCTCTGCGGCGCGGCGTGCTGCTGCGGGCGGCCGAACTCTATGCCGAGCGCTTTGCCGATCCGGACGGGCGCCTGCGTGCGACCTTCGAGATCGTCTGGCTCTCGGGCTGGGCGCCGCATGAGAGCCAGCAGAAGCCGCTCCGGCCCGGTTCAGCCAAGGCGCGGCTGGCGGATGCGCTCGGCGCAGTCGAGATCGGCACCGGCGACAAGGCGGGCGGGGGAGAACCATGA
- a CDS encoding acyl-CoA thioesterase: MSERPVRLGRADFRLFRTIPTRWADNDVFGHVNNVIYYNWFDTVVNAWLIEQGFLDVKDSKIVGLVVGTRCDYFESVAFPEVVEGALAVEKLGRSSVTYRIGIFRQGGALTAAQGLFTHVYVERGPQAPVPIPAKLRAAMAEIGVG; encoded by the coding sequence ATGAGCGAGAGGCCGGTCAGGCTCGGGCGGGCCGATTTCCGCCTGTTCCGCACGATCCCGACGCGCTGGGCCGATAACGACGTCTTCGGCCACGTCAACAACGTGATCTACTATAACTGGTTCGACACGGTCGTGAACGCCTGGCTGATCGAGCAGGGCTTTCTCGACGTCAAGGACAGTAAGATCGTCGGCCTCGTGGTGGGCACGCGCTGCGACTATTTCGAGAGCGTCGCCTTCCCGGAGGTGGTCGAGGGTGCGCTCGCCGTCGAGAAGCTCGGCCGATCTTCCGTGACCTACCGGATCGGCATTTTCCGGCAGGGCGGCGCGCTGACGGCCGCGCAGGGCCTGTTCACCCATGTCTATGTCGAGCGTGGCCCGCAGGCGCCGGTGCCGATCCCGGCGAAGCTGCGCGCGGCCATGGCGGAGATCGGGGTGGGATAG
- the purL gene encoding phosphoribosylformylglycinamidine synthase subunit PurL, with protein sequence MIPNDIKITPQLVAEHGLKPDEYQRFLHLIGREPSITELGIVSAMWNEHCSYKSSKIHLKTLPTKAPWVIQGPGENAGVIDIGDGLAVVFKMESHNHPSFIEPYQGATTGVGGILRDVFTMGARPIAVLDALRFGDPSHPKTRHLVSGVVAGIGGYGNSFGVPNVGGATGFHRRYDGNNLVNAMAVGLARSDEIFYAKASGVGKAIVYLGSKTGRDGIHGATMASAAFGEGAEEKRPTVQVGDPFAEKLLLEACLEIMAAGHVDAIQDMGAAGLTCSAVEMGAKGDLGVELDLNAVPCREEGMSAYEMMLSESQERMLMVIKPGHEEPAEAIFRKWGLDFAVVGKTTDTLRFVVKHDGETMADLPIKELGDEAPEYDRPWVETPKRPVIDAASVTPPMPNTEALLALVGSPDLSSKRWIYEQYDTLILGNSAVTPGGDAGIVRIEDGPKGLAMTADVTPRYCEADPFEGGKQAVAEAWRNLIAVGALPLAITDNLNFGNPERPEVMGQLVGCIRGIGEACKALDFPVVSGNVSLYNETNGVSILPTPTIGGVGVLADVTKHATVGFKAEGEAIVLIGETKGWLGQSSYLATVCGREEGAPPPVDLAVERRNGEFVRSLITAGRLSACHDLSDGGLAVALAEMAMANGIGASISALPAGPAHAVLFGEDQGRYLLSLPAAAAEAVVAAAKAAGVPAEIIGKTGGSELALPGETAVSVAALRNTHESWLPDYMAGKAA encoded by the coding sequence GTGATTCCCAACGACATCAAGATCACCCCGCAGCTGGTCGCCGAGCACGGCCTCAAGCCGGACGAATATCAGCGCTTCCTGCACCTGATCGGGCGCGAGCCGTCGATCACTGAGCTCGGCATCGTTTCGGCGATGTGGAACGAGCACTGCTCGTACAAGTCGTCGAAGATCCATCTGAAGACGCTGCCGACCAAGGCACCTTGGGTGATCCAGGGACCGGGCGAGAATGCCGGCGTGATCGACATCGGCGACGGGCTCGCCGTGGTCTTCAAGATGGAGAGCCACAACCACCCGTCCTTCATCGAGCCCTATCAGGGGGCGACGACGGGCGTCGGCGGCATCCTGCGCGACGTCTTCACCATGGGGGCGCGGCCGATCGCGGTGCTTGATGCGCTGCGCTTCGGCGACCCGTCGCACCCGAAGACCCGCCACCTGGTCTCCGGCGTCGTCGCCGGCATTGGTGGCTATGGAAACTCCTTCGGCGTGCCCAATGTCGGCGGCGCTACCGGTTTCCACCGGCGCTATGACGGCAACAACCTCGTCAATGCCATGGCGGTCGGCCTCGCGCGCTCCGACGAGATCTTCTACGCAAAGGCCTCGGGCGTCGGTAAGGCGATCGTCTATCTCGGCTCCAAGACCGGCCGCGACGGCATCCATGGCGCGACCATGGCCTCGGCCGCTTTCGGCGAAGGTGCCGAGGAGAAGCGCCCGACCGTGCAGGTTGGCGACCCCTTTGCCGAGAAGCTGCTGCTCGAAGCCTGCCTCGAGATCATGGCTGCCGGCCATGTCGACGCGATCCAGGACATGGGCGCGGCGGGCCTGACCTGCTCGGCTGTCGAGATGGGCGCCAAGGGCGATCTCGGCGTCGAGCTCGATCTGAATGCGGTGCCCTGCCGCGAGGAGGGCATGAGCGCCTATGAGATGATGCTCTCGGAAAGCCAGGAGCGCATGCTCATGGTGATCAAGCCCGGCCATGAGGAGCCGGCCGAGGCGATCTTCCGCAAATGGGGGCTCGACTTCGCCGTTGTCGGCAAGACCACCGACACGCTGCGCTTTGTCGTCAAGCATGACGGCGAGACGATGGCCGACCTGCCGATCAAGGAGCTCGGCGACGAGGCGCCCGAATATGACCGGCCCTGGGTCGAGACGCCGAAGCGGCCGGTGATCGATGCGGCGAGCGTGACGCCGCCGATGCCGAACACCGAGGCGCTGCTGGCGCTGGTCGGCTCGCCCGATTTGTCGTCGAAGCGCTGGATCTACGAGCAGTACGACACGCTGATCCTTGGCAATTCGGCGGTGACGCCGGGTGGCGATGCCGGCATCGTGCGGATCGAGGACGGGCCGAAGGGCCTCGCCATGACTGCCGACGTCACGCCGCGCTATTGCGAGGCCGATCCGTTCGAGGGCGGCAAGCAGGCGGTGGCCGAGGCCTGGCGCAACCTGATTGCGGTTGGCGCCCTGCCGCTCGCCATCACCGACAACCTCAATTTCGGCAATCCCGAGCGGCCCGAAGTGATGGGCCAACTCGTCGGCTGCATCAGAGGCATCGGCGAGGCCTGCAAGGCGCTCGACTTCCCGGTCGTCTCCGGCAATGTCTCGCTCTACAACGAGACCAACGGCGTCTCGATCCTGCCGACCCCGACCATCGGCGGCGTCGGCGTGCTCGCCGATGTGACGAAGCATGCCACCGTCGGCTTCAAGGCCGAGGGCGAGGCGATCGTCCTGATCGGCGAGACCAAGGGCTGGCTCGGCCAGTCCTCCTATCTCGCGACGGTCTGCGGCCGTGAGGAGGGCGCGCCGCCGCCAGTCGATCTCGCCGTCGAGCGCCGCAATGGCGAATTCGTCCGCTCGTTGATCACCGCTGGCCGCCTCAGCGCCTGTCACGACCTCTCGGATGGCGGTCTTGCGGTCGCGCTCGCCGAGATGGCGATGGCGAACGGCATTGGCGCCAGCATTTCGGCCCTGCCGGCCGGCCCGGCTCATGCGGTGCTGTTCGGCGAGGACCAGGGGCGCTACCTGCTGTCGCTGCCGGCTGCCGCCGCTGAGGCGGTTGTCGCGGCGGCGAAGGCCGCCGGCGTGCCCGCTGAGATCATCGGCAAGACTGGTGGCAGCGAGCTTGCCTTGCCGGGCGAGACCGCTGTCTCGGTCGCCGCGCTGCGCAACACCCATGAGAGCTGGCTACCCGACTACATGGCCGGCAAGGCCGCTTGA
- a CDS encoding BolA/IbaG family iron-sulfur metabolism protein has product MAMEASEIERMIKAAFPDAVVEIKDLAGDGDHYAATVTSAAFTGKSRVQQHQMVYAALQGNMGGVLHALALTTTVPQD; this is encoded by the coding sequence ATGGCGATGGAAGCAAGCGAGATCGAGCGCATGATCAAGGCGGCGTTCCCCGACGCCGTCGTCGAGATCAAGGATCTCGCCGGTGACGGCGACCATTATGCCGCGACGGTGACCTCGGCTGCCTTCACCGGCAAGTCGCGCGTCCAGCAGCACCAGATGGTCTATGCCGCGCTGCAAGGAAACATGGGCGGCGTGCTGCATGCCCTTGCGCTGACGACGACGGTTCCCCAAGATTAG
- the grxD gene encoding Grx4 family monothiol glutaredoxin, producing the protein MSDVNARIDAEVKSSDVVLFMKGTPQFPMCGFSGQVVQILSYVGVPFKGVNVLEDQEIREGIKAYSNWPTIPQLYVKGEFVGGCDITREMFQAGELQALLEEKGIAVKQAS; encoded by the coding sequence ATGAGCGATGTGAACGCCCGTATCGACGCCGAAGTGAAGTCCAGCGACGTGGTGCTCTTCATGAAGGGCACGCCGCAATTCCCGATGTGCGGCTTCTCCGGCCAGGTCGTGCAGATCCTCTCTTACGTCGGCGTGCCGTTCAAGGGCGTCAACGTGCTCGAGGATCAGGAGATCCGCGAGGGCATCAAGGCCTATTCGAACTGGCCGACGATCCCGCAGCTCTACGTCAAGGGCGAGTTCGTCGGCGGTTGCGACATCACCCGCGAGATGTTCCAGGCCGGCGAGTTGCAGGCGCTGCTCGAAGAGAAGGGCATCGCCGTCAAGCAGGCGAGCTGA
- a CDS encoding carbamoyltransferase family protein translates to MSYTIGLATTFHDPAIAIVGPDGEVLFAEATERYLQYKRAPNCEPDTAVRMENLLKRYVPKGARIRLATSWGEEFTGFLDQMSRAGSFSLDALLKLSPAFNRSLVPERSERALIANLHHQQQRAGLGTLLGLDRAFGEAKVTGMKRYGHHLSHAAYASWSSPFRDAACLVVDGMGETGASAIFALRDGRLTELKRHRGRESIGFYFGFVTDLAGFDQAKGEEWKIMGLAPYGKSDPELLALLRKLYRVEGTKLSFADAATVQNVADEILARRPADALDKGWADLSRCGQDVFAEMMEALLAETAALCPSENLVLAGGCALNSSFNGKIVGRHSFKQVYVPSAPADDGNAIGAAWLAHAEANPDWRAPKGPMSPYLGSSLSTEPFERMAAWEPRLKKLSPNEIITATAKLLAEGKLIGWAQGRAEFGPRALGNRSILADPRPANAKDLLNAKVKYREAFRPFAPSILAEHGPDWFENYQDAPYMERTLTWKEAVRDRVPAVVHEDATGRLQSVTAERNPRYHALISAFHALTGVPVILNTSFNIMGKPILHTSEDAILMFYTSGLDALVVEDWLLVK, encoded by the coding sequence ATGAGCTACACCATCGGCCTCGCCACCACCTTCCACGACCCGGCCATCGCCATCGTCGGACCCGACGGAGAGGTCCTCTTCGCCGAGGCGACCGAGCGCTATCTGCAATACAAGCGCGCGCCGAACTGCGAGCCGGACACGGCGGTGCGCATGGAAAACCTGCTCAAGCGCTACGTCCCGAAGGGTGCGCGGATCAGGCTCGCGACCAGCTGGGGCGAGGAGTTCACCGGCTTCCTCGACCAGATGAGCCGCGCCGGCTCCTTCAGCCTCGATGCGCTGCTGAAGCTCTCGCCCGCCTTCAATCGTTCGCTCGTGCCCGAGCGCAGCGAGCGCGCCTTGATCGCCAACCTGCACCACCAGCAGCAGCGCGCCGGCCTCGGCACCCTGCTCGGCCTCGACCGCGCCTTCGGCGAGGCTAAGGTCACCGGGATGAAGCGCTATGGCCACCATCTCAGCCATGCGGCTTACGCCTCCTGGTCCTCGCCCTTCCGCGATGCCGCCTGCCTCGTCGTCGACGGCATGGGCGAGACCGGTGCGTCCGCGATCTTCGCGCTCAGGGATGGTCGCCTCACCGAGCTGAAGCGCCATCGCGGCCGCGAATCGATCGGCTTCTATTTCGGCTTCGTCACCGATCTCGCCGGCTTCGACCAGGCCAAGGGCGAGGAATGGAAGATCATGGGCCTCGCGCCCTATGGCAAAAGCGATCCTGAGCTGCTTGCTCTGCTGCGCAAGCTCTATCGCGTCGAAGGCACCAAGCTCAGCTTTGCCGACGCCGCGACGGTCCAGAACGTCGCCGACGAAATCCTGGCTCGCCGCCCGGCCGACGCGCTCGACAAGGGCTGGGCCGATCTCTCGCGCTGCGGCCAGGACGTCTTTGCCGAGATGATGGAGGCGCTACTCGCCGAGACCGCGGCGCTCTGCCCGTCCGAGAACCTCGTGCTCGCCGGCGGCTGTGCACTGAACTCCTCCTTCAACGGCAAGATCGTCGGCCGCCACAGCTTCAAGCAGGTTTATGTCCCTTCCGCCCCGGCCGATGACGGCAACGCCATCGGCGCCGCCTGGCTCGCCCATGCCGAGGCGAATCCGGACTGGCGAGCGCCGAAGGGACCGATGAGCCCCTATCTCGGCTCCAGCCTCTCGACCGAGCCGTTCGAGCGCATGGCGGCCTGGGAGCCGCGCCTGAAGAAGCTCTCACCCAACGAGATCATCACCGCAACGGCCAAGCTCCTGGCCGAGGGCAAGCTGATCGGCTGGGCGCAGGGACGGGCCGAGTTCGGGCCGCGTGCGCTCGGCAACCGCTCGATCCTGGCCGATCCGCGCCCGGCGAACGCCAAGGACCTCCTCAACGCCAAGGTGAAGTATCGCGAGGCCTTCCGGCCCTTCGCCCCCTCGATTCTGGCCGAGCACGGTCCCGACTGGTTCGAGAACTACCAGGACGCGCCCTATATGGAGCGCACCCTGACCTGGAAGGAAGCCGTGCGCGATCGCGTCCCTGCCGTCGTCCATGAGGACGCGACCGGGCGCCTGCAGAGCGTCACCGCCGAGCGCAATCCGCGCTATCACGCCCTGATCTCGGCCTTCCACGCGCTCACCGGCGTGCCGGTGATCCTCAACACGTCCTTCAACATCATGGGCAAGCCGATCCTGCACACCAGCGAGGACGCGATCCTGATGTTCTACACGAGCGGGCTGGATGCGTTGGTGGTCGAGGACTGGCTGCTGGTGAAATGA